A single window of Candidatus Hydrogenedentota bacterium DNA harbors:
- a CDS encoding DUF1080 domain-containing protein: MTRYFQWILIFVSVFVVLGVWSNADEAKESCEEGFVSIFNGVDLSGWVGDTKGYAVEDGCMVCKPGGNIYTEKEYADFIFRFEFKLTPSANNGVGIRAPLKGSASYDGMEIQILDDRHPKYKDLHEYQAHGSNYGVVPAKRDHLKPVGEWNTEEIIADGRRIKVILNGVTIVDADIDEASKDGTIDGKEHPGLKNTKGHIGFLGHGDIVYFRNMLVKELGK; encoded by the coding sequence ATGACCAGATATTTTCAATGGATCCTGATTTTTGTAAGTGTGTTCGTCGTATTGGGCGTGTGGAGCAATGCCGACGAGGCGAAAGAAAGCTGTGAAGAAGGATTCGTTTCCATTTTTAATGGCGTGGATTTGTCTGGATGGGTGGGTGATACGAAAGGCTATGCAGTTGAAGATGGGTGTATGGTCTGCAAGCCGGGCGGCAACATCTACACGGAAAAAGAATATGCCGATTTTATTTTCCGCTTTGAATTTAAATTGACGCCCAGCGCTAATAATGGTGTTGGCATTCGTGCGCCTCTGAAAGGCAGCGCTTCTTATGACGGAATGGAAATTCAAATATTAGATGATCGGCATCCCAAGTATAAAGATCTTCATGAATACCAAGCCCACGGCTCCAATTATGGCGTTGTCCCTGCGAAACGAGATCATTTGAAACCTGTCGGTGAGTGGAATACGGAGGAGATTATCGCCGATGGCCGTCGGATCAAGGTCATACTTAATGGCGTCACCATTGTGGATGCGGATATTGACGAGGCGAGCAAAGACGGTACCATTGACGGCAAAGAGCACCCGGGGCTGAAGAATACAAAAGGACATATTGGATTCTTAGGTCATGGCGATATCGTTTATTTCCGCAACATGCTTGTGAAAGAGCTGGGGAAATAA